TCAAGTAGCGCTGTCCGAGCACGACCTCGTTCTCAGCGAACAGGTGCTCTCCGAGCTCCGGCGAGCTTTGCGGCGGAAGTTCAGAGTCGAGGCCACAATAGCCGACGAGGTAGACGAGTTCCTCAGGCGCGAAGCCGAAGTGATTGCGGACGCGCCGAAACTCCACATTGCGGTCCGGGACGAAGACGACAAGCGCATCCTCGAGCAGGCCGTCGCCGCAGCAGCGCACGTACTCGTGTCCGGCGATCGGGATCTCACCGGGGTGGTAGACCCGCCACTGCCCATCCTGACCCCGCGAGGCTTGTGGGACCTTCTCCGCGAGACAC
This window of the Gemmatimonadota bacterium genome carries:
- a CDS encoding putative toxin-antitoxin system toxin component, PIN family, whose product is MRVFLDTKVLASAVATRGICADILQVALSEHDLVLSEQVLSELRRALRRKFRVEATIADEVDEFLRREAEVIADAPKLHIAVRDEDDKRILEQAVAAAAHVLVSGDRDLTGVVDPPLPILTPRGLWDLLRETPAESQ